From Streptomyces sp. TLI_105, the proteins below share one genomic window:
- a CDS encoding response regulator transcription factor, with protein sequence MADSFGPVLSEREHGGAVPEGSESDSGAFRKEPIRVLVVDDHALFRRGLEIVLAQEEDIQVVGEAGDGAEAVDKAADLLPDIVLMDVRMPRRGGIEACTSIKEVAPSAKIIMLTISDEEADLYEAIKAGATGYLLKEISTDEVATAIRAVADGQSQISPSMASKLLTEFKSMIQRTDERRLVPAPRLTDRELEVLKLVATGMNNRDIAKELFISENTVKNHVRNILEKLQLHSRMEAVVYAMREKILEIR encoded by the coding sequence ATGGCGGACAGCTTCGGGCCGGTGCTCAGCGAGCGCGAGCACGGTGGCGCGGTCCCGGAGGGATCGGAATCGGACAGCGGAGCATTCCGCAAGGAGCCGATCAGGGTCCTTGTCGTGGACGACCATGCCCTCTTCCGCCGCGGACTCGAGATCGTCCTCGCCCAGGAAGAGGACATCCAGGTCGTCGGCGAGGCCGGTGACGGCGCCGAGGCCGTCGACAAGGCCGCCGATCTGCTCCCCGACATCGTCCTGATGGACGTACGGATGCCCCGGCGCGGTGGCATCGAGGCGTGCACCTCCATCAAGGAGGTGGCCCCCAGCGCGAAGATCATCATGCTGACGATCAGCGACGAGGAGGCCGACCTCTACGAGGCGATCAAGGCGGGGGCCACGGGCTACCTCCTCAAGGAGATCTCCACCGACGAGGTCGCCACCGCGATCCGCGCGGTCGCCGACGGGCAGTCGCAGATCAGCCCGTCGATGGCGTCCAAGCTCCTCACCGAGTTCAAGTCGATGATCCAGCGGACCGACGAGCGTCGGCTCGTGCCCGCGCCCCGGCTGACCGACCGCGAGCTGGAGGTCCTCAAGCTGGTCGCGACCGGCATGAACAACCGGGACATCGCCAAGGAGCTGTTCATCTCCGAGAACACCGTGAAGAACCACGTCCGGAACATCCTGGAGAAGCTGCAGCTGCACTCCCGGATGGAGGCCGTGGTCTACGCGATGCGGGAGAAGATCCTCGAGATCCGCTAG
- a CDS encoding winged helix-turn-helix domain-containing protein: MTTAPRPAAELSADEARRIALRAQGFLGAPDRRAGVRGVLRSLGQVQLDTISVLARSHELIPYARLGAVGRTAVEEAYWTGAHAFEYWSHAACVLPVEEWPHFAFRRRAYRNRPHWHHELSAGAYEKVIDQLRDQGPLTATELGGAKNKGEWWDWSDSKIAVERALMYGEVVVTERRGWKRVYDLAERAIPQALLHDELDDAECVRRLVRQAGEALGVGTRADIADYHRIKGEQFDAVVEAAGLVPVTVAGWGKPAWADPAALAAEPRGRHRTTLLSPFDSLIWERARTERIFGFTHRLEAYVPKQKRIHGYFAMPVLAGGRLVGRVDPAREGRTLVARQVTLDGPKAVPAVARALREAAEWVGCDAVAVERVDRPELAKDLVTALGQPGLG, from the coding sequence ATGACGACTGCGCCGCGCCCCGCCGCCGAACTGTCCGCCGACGAAGCCCGCAGGATCGCCCTGCGCGCCCAGGGGTTCCTGGGCGCGCCCGACCGCAGGGCCGGGGTGCGCGGGGTCCTCCGGTCGCTCGGCCAGGTCCAGCTCGACACCATCTCCGTCCTCGCCCGCTCCCACGAGCTCATCCCGTACGCGCGGCTGGGCGCCGTGGGCCGCACGGCCGTGGAGGAGGCGTACTGGACGGGCGCTCACGCCTTCGAGTACTGGTCGCACGCCGCCTGCGTCCTGCCCGTCGAGGAGTGGCCGCACTTCGCCTTCCGCCGGCGCGCCTACCGCAACCGCCCGCACTGGCACCACGAGCTGTCGGCCGGGGCGTACGAGAAGGTGATCGACCAGCTGCGGGACCAGGGCCCGCTGACGGCGACCGAACTGGGCGGCGCGAAGAACAAGGGCGAGTGGTGGGACTGGTCCGACAGCAAGATCGCCGTCGAGCGGGCCCTGATGTACGGCGAGGTCGTGGTCACGGAGCGGCGCGGCTGGAAGCGGGTCTACGACCTGGCCGAGCGGGCGATCCCGCAGGCGCTGCTCCACGACGAGCTGGACGACGCCGAGTGCGTGCGGCGCCTGGTGCGGCAGGCGGGCGAGGCCCTCGGCGTGGGCACGCGCGCGGACATCGCGGACTACCACCGGATCAAGGGCGAGCAGTTCGACGCGGTGGTCGAGGCGGCGGGTCTGGTGCCGGTGACGGTGGCGGGCTGGGGGAAGCCCGCCTGGGCGGATCCGGCGGCGCTCGCCGCCGAGCCGCGCGGCCGGCACCGCACGACGCTGCTCTCGCCCTTCGACTCGCTGATCTGGGAGCGGGCCCGCACGGAGCGGATCTTCGGCTTCACGCACCGCCTGGAGGCGTACGTGCCGAAGCAGAAGCGGATCCACGGCTACTTCGCGATGCCGGTGCTCGCCGGTGGCCGTCTTGTCGGCCGGGTGGACCCGGCGCGGGAGGGCCGGACGCTCGTCGCCCGGCAGGTGACGCTCGACGGCCCCAAGGCCGTGCCGGCGGTGGCGCGGGCCCTGCGCGAGGCGGCCGAGTGGGTGGGCTGCGACGCGGTGGCGGTGGAGCGGGTGGACCGCCCGGAGCTGGCGAAGGACCTGGTGACGGCCCTGGGTCAGCCGGGACTGGGCTAG
- a CDS encoding GNAT family N-acetyltransferase, with protein MDPITLTTDRLRLRTFVPEDVDTVYAICQDPAILRWTTVPDPYKREDAEFFLNQLVPDGWREDKEYAFAVEPLGGGPLIAAVSLHDRGAGVWEVGFWLAAEARGRGHMTEAVRALAHWAFTGLGCVRLVWRAEVGNTGSRAVAERVGFVVEGVQRAGIPNKGTLRDAWVGALLPSDFGLPSPLPYLPAPERPAEAV; from the coding sequence ATGGATCCCATCACCCTCACCACCGACCGGCTGCGCCTGCGGACCTTCGTCCCCGAGGACGTCGACACCGTGTACGCCATCTGTCAGGACCCCGCCATCCTCCGCTGGACGACCGTCCCCGACCCCTACAAGCGCGAGGACGCGGAGTTCTTCCTGAACCAGCTGGTCCCGGACGGTTGGCGGGAGGACAAGGAGTACGCCTTCGCCGTGGAGCCGCTCGGCGGGGGTCCGCTGATCGCCGCCGTCTCGCTGCACGACCGGGGTGCCGGCGTCTGGGAGGTCGGCTTCTGGCTCGCCGCCGAGGCCCGCGGCCGGGGCCACATGACGGAGGCCGTGCGCGCCCTGGCCCACTGGGCCTTCACCGGGCTCGGCTGTGTCCGCCTGGTCTGGCGCGCCGAGGTCGGCAACACCGGCTCGCGGGCCGTGGCCGAACGGGTCGGCTTCGTCGTCGAGGGCGTCCAGCGCGCCGGCATCCCCAACAAGGGCACCCTCCGGGACGCCTGGGTCGGCGCCCTGCTCCCCTCCGACTTCGGCCTGCCGAGCCCCCTGCCGTACCTCCCGGCCCCCGAGCGTCCGGCCGAGGCGGTGTGA